In the genome of Xanthomonas translucens pv. cerealis, one region contains:
- a CDS encoding GMC family oxidoreductase, giving the protein MYDYIIIGAGSAGCVLANRLSEDRDCKVLLIEAGPRDRNPFIHMPAGLARLTSNRRINWNYLTAPEPALNERRLWWPRGKVLGGSSSINAMCYVRGVAADYDDWAAQGAEGWDWQGVLPYFRRSERNSRGGDALHGGDGPLHVSDLRHHNPLSDLFIAAGEQAGFAHNRDFNGPQQQGVGLYQVTQKDGARCSAAVAYLAPAQARPNLQVITGALVLRLLLEGERVVGVAYAQRGAEVQARAAREVLLSAGAVNSPQLLMLSGIGPADELQRHGIDVRLDQPQIGANLQDHLDVCTLYRTRPGISYDRRNQLKIAFDYFLRGHRGAGSSNIAEAGGFIRSPLAPDARADIQLHFVPAMLDDHGRNRLPGDGFTLHACHLQPRSRGRLSLNDADPRTPARIQANYLSDPDGFDLRMLVECARLARRILRQPAFDAWRGAPLLPAREDLDEAGLIAYIRAKAETIYHPIGTCRMGNDAQAVVDPQLRLRGLQRLRVVDASVMPRLVSGNTNGPTMMIAERAADLIRGHSVLRDG; this is encoded by the coding sequence GTGTACGACTACATCATCATCGGCGCAGGCTCGGCAGGCTGCGTGTTGGCCAACCGGCTCAGCGAGGATCGCGATTGCAAGGTGCTGCTGATCGAGGCAGGGCCGCGCGACCGCAATCCCTTCATCCACATGCCCGCAGGCCTGGCGCGGCTGACCAGCAACCGCCGCATCAACTGGAACTACCTCACCGCGCCGGAGCCGGCCTTGAACGAGCGGCGCCTGTGGTGGCCGCGCGGCAAGGTACTGGGCGGCTCCAGTTCGATCAACGCGATGTGCTACGTGCGCGGCGTGGCCGCCGACTACGACGACTGGGCCGCCCAAGGCGCAGAGGGCTGGGACTGGCAGGGCGTGCTGCCGTATTTCCGGCGCAGCGAACGCAATAGCCGCGGCGGCGATGCGCTGCACGGCGGCGACGGGCCGCTGCACGTGTCCGATCTGCGCCACCACAACCCGCTGTCGGACCTGTTCATCGCTGCCGGCGAGCAGGCCGGTTTCGCCCACAACCGCGATTTCAACGGCCCGCAACAACAGGGCGTGGGCCTGTACCAGGTCACCCAGAAGGACGGCGCGCGCTGCTCGGCGGCGGTCGCCTATCTGGCGCCAGCGCAGGCACGCCCCAACCTGCAGGTGATCACCGGTGCGCTGGTGCTGCGCCTGCTGCTCGAGGGCGAACGCGTGGTCGGCGTGGCCTATGCGCAGCGCGGCGCCGAAGTGCAGGCGCGGGCCGCGCGCGAGGTGCTGCTCAGCGCCGGCGCGGTGAACTCGCCGCAACTGCTGATGCTCTCGGGCATCGGCCCAGCCGACGAACTGCAGCGCCATGGCATCGACGTGCGCCTGGACCAGCCGCAGATCGGCGCCAACCTGCAAGACCATCTGGACGTGTGCACGCTGTACCGCACCCGCCCGGGCATCAGCTACGACCGCCGCAACCAGCTGAAGATCGCCTTCGACTATTTCCTGCGCGGCCACCGCGGCGCCGGCAGCAGCAACATCGCCGAGGCCGGCGGCTTCATCCGCTCGCCGCTGGCGCCGGACGCACGCGCCGACATCCAGCTGCATTTCGTGCCGGCGATGCTCGACGACCACGGCCGCAACCGGTTGCCCGGCGACGGCTTCACCCTGCACGCGTGCCACCTGCAGCCGCGCAGCCGCGGTCGTCTGTCGCTCAACGACGCCGACCCGCGCACGCCGGCGCGGATCCAGGCGAACTACCTCAGCGATCCGGACGGCTTCGACCTGCGCATGCTGGTGGAATGCGCGCGCCTGGCGCGGCGCATCCTGCGGCAGCCGGCGTTCGATGCCTGGCGCGGCGCGCCGTTGCTGCCGGCACGCGAGGACCTGGACGAAGCCGGCCTGATCGCCTACATCCGCGCCAAGGCCGAGACCATCTACCACCCGATCGGCACCTGCCGCATGGGCAACGACGCGCAGGCCGTGGTCGATCCGCAGCTGCGCTTGCGCGGGCTGCAGCGACTGCGCGTGGTCGATGCCTCGGTGATGCCGCGCCTGGTCAGCGGCAACACAAACGGCCCGACGATGATGATCGCCGAGCGCGCCGCCGACCTGATCCGCGGCCACAGCGTGCTGCGCGACGGCTGA
- a CDS encoding NTP/NDP exchange transporter, with translation MRVGLGAAAALAMLQCIGYRARNHPANGRPMQAENKRVQTGELRAVLLSFVYFFCVLAAYYVIRPVREQLSAAVGSTQLPWFFMATFVATLLLTPLFAWMAARWPRRIVVPAVYAFFALCLLGFVPLFSGYGGLSPRVLGIVFFVWVSVFNLFVVSVFWSFMADIWSNQQARRLFPLIGLGGTAGAVAGPLLTRGLVGVIGVAPLLVVSAALLGVALACVILLGRWARVHGAHRHDVGHEAAVGGGMFDGLKQILANPFMRGMALLMLLGDCIGTVGYALMTDYSGATFHNAVERTQFAANIDMATNVLQVVVQISVTRWLLMKKGAGAVIALWALISVGTLVATALSPDPYALAVWIVPWVVLPLVITRSLTYGMVGPARESLYTRVPRQLRYQGKNAVDTTVWRAGDVAVASTMNGLRALGMGVPGFVALAALAATLSGVIGWRLARAVESTAPAAAEAAPTR, from the coding sequence ATGCGCGTGGGTCTGGGCGCGGCGGCGGCGCTGGCGATGTTGCAGTGCATCGGCTACCGTGCGCGCAACCACCCGGCGAATGGCAGGCCGATGCAAGCGGAAAACAAGCGCGTCCAGACCGGCGAGCTGCGCGCGGTGCTGCTGTCCTTCGTCTATTTCTTCTGCGTGCTGGCGGCGTACTACGTGATCCGGCCGGTACGCGAGCAGTTGTCGGCGGCGGTCGGCTCGACCCAGCTGCCCTGGTTCTTCATGGCCACCTTCGTCGCCACCTTGTTGCTGACCCCGCTGTTCGCGTGGATGGCGGCGCGCTGGCCGCGGCGGATCGTGGTGCCGGCGGTGTACGCGTTCTTCGCGCTGTGCCTGCTCGGCTTCGTTCCGCTGTTCAGTGGCTACGGCGGGCTCAGTCCGCGTGTGTTGGGCATCGTGTTCTTCGTCTGGGTCAGCGTGTTCAACCTGTTCGTGGTGTCGGTGTTCTGGAGCTTCATGGCCGATATCTGGAGCAACCAACAGGCGCGGCGGCTGTTCCCGTTGATCGGCCTGGGCGGCACCGCCGGCGCGGTGGCCGGGCCGCTGCTGACCCGCGGGCTGGTCGGGGTGATTGGCGTGGCACCGCTGCTGGTGGTGTCGGCGGCGCTGCTGGGCGTGGCGCTGGCCTGCGTGATTCTGCTCGGGCGCTGGGCGCGGGTGCATGGCGCGCACCGCCACGACGTCGGCCACGAGGCGGCGGTCGGCGGCGGCATGTTCGACGGACTCAAGCAGATTCTGGCCAATCCGTTCATGCGCGGCATGGCGTTGCTGATGCTGCTCGGCGATTGCATCGGTACGGTCGGCTATGCGCTGATGACCGATTACTCCGGCGCCACTTTCCACAACGCGGTCGAGCGCACCCAGTTCGCCGCCAATATCGACATGGCAACCAACGTGCTGCAGGTCGTCGTGCAGATCAGTGTGACCCGTTGGCTGCTGATGAAGAAGGGCGCCGGCGCGGTGATCGCGCTGTGGGCGCTGATCAGTGTGGGCACGCTGGTGGCGACTGCGTTGTCGCCCGATCCGTACGCGCTGGCGGTGTGGATCGTGCCCTGGGTGGTGCTGCCGCTGGTGATCACCCGTTCGCTGACCTACGGCATGGTCGGCCCGGCGCGTGAATCGCTGTACACGCGGGTGCCGCGGCAACTGCGCTATCAGGGCAAGAATGCGGTGGATACGACGGTATGGCGTGCCGGCGACGTGGCTGTGGCGTCGACGATGAACGGCCTGCGCGCGCTGGGCATGGGCGTGCCTGGATTTGTGGCGCTGGCCGCGCTGGCGGCGACGCTCTCCGGCGTCATCGGCTGGCGCCTGGCGCGGGCGGTTGAAAGCACCGCGCCTGCAGCGGCGGAGGCGGCGCCGACGCGTTGA
- a CDS encoding DUF1304 domain-containing protein, translating to MTLLASILVCLVALLHLYILVLEMFLWTRPLGMKVFRNTPDKAQLTKVLAANQGLYNGFLAAGLFWALLAQRRDVATFFLVCVVVAGIYGAMSVSRRILFVQGMPALLALLLVWYGG from the coding sequence ATGACCCTGCTGGCCTCGATCCTGGTATGCCTGGTGGCGTTGCTGCACCTCTACATCCTGGTGCTGGAGATGTTCCTGTGGACCCGCCCGCTGGGCATGAAGGTGTTCCGCAACACGCCGGACAAGGCGCAGCTGACCAAGGTGCTGGCGGCCAACCAGGGCCTGTACAACGGTTTCCTGGCGGCGGGACTGTTCTGGGCATTGCTGGCACAGCGTCGCGACGTGGCGACCTTCTTCCTGGTCTGCGTGGTAGTGGCCGGCATCTACGGCGCGATGAGCGTCAGCCGGCGCATCTTGTTCGTGCAGGGGATGCCGGCGTTGCTGGCATTGCTGCTGGTCTGGTACGGCGGGTAA
- a CDS encoding cytochrome P450 family protein — protein MRLESDHCDVVDMSIAQSQLNNASSSILQRDGMIEVVLPGNVVTWVAGRHQTLKCILADQRFSRDWRHWRALQDGEIPEDHPLIGMCRLDNMVTAHGADHQRLRGLLARSFAPSRIALLAPDIERRVDQLLAGIAARGSADLMQEFAVPLPASVIAELFGLPEENRAEIILLTNSLASTSASAAEVQQTRQRIPDFFRWLIALKRRRPGDDLASALIAARDSGELVSDTELIDMLFIVLSAGFVTTTGVIGNGVLALLTHPQQLRLVLSGQVPWAQAIEEILRWGSSVTNLPFRYATQDVEIDGCTIRRGEAIVMAFHAANRDERAFGPGAEAFDVTRQPNPHLSFGQGPHFCLGAALARLELLYAFPALFARLHELALAVALEDIAYQPSYVIRCPQRLPVTFRPSIARE, from the coding sequence ATGCGCTTGGAAAGCGATCATTGTGATGTGGTCGATATGTCGATCGCTCAGTCGCAATTGAATAATGCATCGTCCTCGATTCTGCAAAGAGATGGAATGATCGAGGTGGTGCTGCCCGGCAATGTTGTGACCTGGGTTGCAGGCCGCCACCAGACGCTCAAATGCATCCTTGCCGACCAGCGCTTCAGCAGAGACTGGCGGCATTGGCGAGCGCTGCAGGATGGCGAAATCCCCGAGGATCACCCGCTGATCGGAATGTGCAGGCTGGATAACATGGTCACTGCGCACGGTGCCGATCACCAGCGCCTGCGCGGACTGTTGGCCAGAAGCTTCGCGCCCAGCCGCATCGCCTTGCTGGCTCCCGATATCGAACGCCGCGTCGACCAGCTCCTCGCCGGGATCGCCGCGCGCGGCAGCGCCGATCTGATGCAGGAGTTCGCCGTCCCGCTGCCCGCCAGCGTGATTGCCGAACTGTTTGGCTTGCCGGAGGAAAACCGTGCCGAGATCATCCTGCTCACCAACAGCCTGGCCAGCACCTCCGCGTCGGCCGCCGAGGTGCAGCAGACGCGGCAACGCATTCCGGATTTCTTTCGCTGGCTGATCGCGCTCAAGCGGCGCCGGCCCGGCGACGACCTGGCGTCGGCGCTGATCGCCGCGCGCGATAGCGGCGAACTCGTTTCCGACACCGAACTTATCGACATGCTGTTCATTGTGCTTTCGGCGGGTTTTGTGACCACCACCGGCGTCATCGGCAATGGCGTGCTGGCATTGCTGACGCATCCGCAGCAGCTGCGCCTGGTGCTGAGCGGCCAGGTTCCGTGGGCGCAGGCGATCGAGGAGATTCTGCGTTGGGGCAGCAGTGTGACCAACCTGCCGTTCCGCTATGCCACACAGGATGTGGAAATCGACGGCTGCACGATCCGGCGTGGCGAGGCCATCGTGATGGCGTTCCACGCGGCCAACCGGGACGAGCGCGCGTTCGGGCCGGGCGCCGAGGCCTTCGATGTCACCCGGCAGCCCAACCCCCACCTGTCGTTCGGGCAGGGGCCGCATTTCTGCCTGGGCGCCGCGCTGGCACGCCTGGAATTGCTATACGCGTTCCCGGCGCTGTTCGCGCGGCTGCACGAGCTGGCGTTGGCCGTCGCCCTGGAAGACATCGCCTATCAGCCTTCTTACGTCATCCGTTGCCCACAACGGCTACCGGTCACCTTCCGCCCTTCCATCGCCAGAGAGTGA
- a CDS encoding cytochrome P450, with product MSQSELVALPMWRVEHIEPSPAMLMLRADGPIHRVRFPSGHEGWWVTGYDEAKAVLSDARFRPAGMPPAEFTPDSVILGSPGWLVSHEGIEHARLRTIVAPAFSNRRVKLLAQQVEAIATQLFDALEAQPQPADLRRALSFPLPAMVISALMGVPYEDHAFFAGLSDEVMTHQHESGPRNASRLAWEQLRAYIRGKMRDKCQDPGDNLLTDLMQAVDRGEATEEEAIGLAAGMLVAGHESTVAQIEFGLLALFRHPQQRERLVGDPSLVEKAVEEILRMYPPGAGWDGIMRYPRTDVTIAGVHIPAESKVLVGLPATAFDPRHFNDPEVFDIGRDEKPHLAFSYGPHYCIGVALARLELKVVFGSIFQRFPGLRLAVAPDELRLRKEIITGGFEEFPVRW from the coding sequence ATGTCGCAAAGCGAATTGGTAGCGCTACCCATGTGGCGCGTGGAGCATATCGAGCCTTCGCCTGCAATGCTGATGTTGCGCGCGGACGGGCCGATCCACCGCGTACGCTTTCCCTCCGGACACGAAGGCTGGTGGGTGACGGGCTACGACGAGGCCAAAGCGGTCCTGTCCGATGCAAGGTTCCGCCCGGCGGGAATGCCGCCAGCCGAATTCACGCCGGATTCGGTGATCTTGGGTTCGCCGGGGTGGCTGGTCTCGCATGAGGGCATTGAACACGCCAGACTGCGCACGATCGTCGCGCCGGCCTTCAGCAACCGGCGGGTGAAGCTGCTCGCGCAACAGGTCGAGGCGATCGCCACGCAGTTGTTCGATGCGCTGGAGGCCCAGCCGCAGCCCGCCGATCTGCGGCGCGCGCTCTCCTTCCCGCTTCCGGCCATGGTCATCAGCGCGCTGATGGGCGTGCCTTATGAGGATCATGCCTTCTTTGCCGGATTGTCCGACGAAGTGATGACGCACCAGCACGAAAGCGGTCCGCGCAATGCGTCGCGCCTGGCATGGGAACAACTGCGCGCCTACATCCGCGGCAAGATGCGGGACAAGTGCCAGGATCCGGGCGATAACCTGTTGACGGATCTGATGCAGGCGGTCGATCGCGGCGAAGCGACCGAGGAGGAAGCGATCGGCTTGGCAGCGGGCATGCTGGTTGCAGGGCATGAGAGCACGGTCGCGCAGATCGAATTCGGGCTGCTGGCGTTGTTCCGCCATCCGCAACAGCGCGAGCGCTTGGTCGGCGATCCGTCCCTGGTCGAGAAGGCGGTGGAGGAAATCCTGCGCATGTACCCGCCGGGCGCCGGCTGGGACGGCATCATGCGCTACCCGAGGACCGACGTGACCATCGCAGGGGTGCACATTCCCGCGGAGAGCAAGGTGCTGGTCGGCCTGCCGGCGACCGCGTTCGATCCGCGCCATTTCAACGACCCGGAAGTCTTCGATATCGGACGCGACGAAAAGCCGCATCTGGCGTTCTCCTACGGTCCGCACTATTGCATCGGCGTCGCGCTGGCCAGGCTGGAGCTCAAGGTCGTGTTCGGCTCGATCTTCCAGCGCTTTCCCGGATTGCGCCTGGCGGTGGCGCCCGACGAACTCAGACTGCGCAAAGAGATCATCACCGGTGGATTCGAGGAGTTCCCGGTGCGCTGGTGA
- a CDS encoding cytochrome P450 produces MDVQETTAACRDAFAELASPACIRDPYPFMHWLREHDPVHRAASGIFLLSRHADIYWALKATGDAFRGPAPGELAHYFPRAATSLSLNLLASTLAMKEPPTHTRLRRLVSRDFTMRQIDGLRPSIVRIVEARLDGMAPALARGETVDLHREFALALPMLVFAELFGMPQQDMSGLAAGIGTILEGLSPHASDAQLAAADATSAEVQAYFGALIERKRTESRQDIVSLLVGAHDGDADALSDAELISMLWGMLLGGFATTAATIDHAVLAMLAYPEQRHWLRGNAAAVKAFVEEVLRCEAPAMFSSIPRIAQREIALEGGVIPKNADVRVLIAAGNRDPNAFADPDRFDPARFHHTSPGMSTEGNIMLSFGHGIHFCLGAQLARVQLAEGLPRVHARFPTLALAEEPTREPSAFLRTFRVLPVRLHAEEA; encoded by the coding sequence ATGGACGTGCAAGAGACCACGGCAGCCTGCCGGGACGCATTCGCCGAACTGGCATCGCCAGCGTGCATCCGCGACCCGTATCCATTCATGCACTGGCTGCGCGAGCACGATCCGGTGCATCGCGCGGCCTCGGGCATCTTCCTCTTGAGCCGTCATGCCGACATCTACTGGGCGCTCAAGGCCACCGGCGACGCATTCCGGGGACCGGCGCCGGGCGAGCTGGCGCACTACTTTCCGCGTGCGGCGACCAGCCTTTCGCTCAACTTGCTGGCATCCACGCTGGCAATGAAAGAACCGCCGACGCACACGCGCCTGCGTCGGCTCGTTTCCCGCGACTTCACCATGCGCCAGATCGACGGTCTGCGGCCCAGCATCGTGCGGATCGTTGAAGCGCGCCTGGACGGCATGGCGCCCGCGCTGGCGCGCGGGGAGACGGTGGACCTGCATCGGGAGTTCGCGCTCGCCTTGCCGATGCTGGTCTTCGCCGAATTGTTCGGCATGCCGCAGCAGGACATGTCCGGCCTGGCCGCCGGCATCGGCACCATTCTGGAAGGTCTGAGCCCGCATGCCAGCGACGCGCAGCTGGCCGCGGCGGATGCCACCAGCGCCGAAGTCCAGGCCTACTTCGGTGCCTTGATAGAGCGCAAGCGGACCGAGTCCCGCCAGGACATCGTGTCGCTGCTGGTCGGCGCGCACGACGGCGATGCCGACGCGCTGTCGGACGCCGAATTGATCAGCATGCTCTGGGGCATGCTGTTGGGCGGTTTCGCGACGACTGCCGCGACCATCGACCACGCGGTGCTGGCCATGCTGGCCTATCCCGAGCAGCGGCACTGGCTGCGCGGCAACGCTGCCGCGGTGAAGGCGTTCGTCGAGGAGGTGCTTCGCTGCGAGGCGCCGGCGATGTTCAGCTCCATTCCGCGCATCGCCCAGCGCGAGATCGCACTGGAAGGCGGCGTGATCCCGAAGAACGCGGACGTGCGCGTGCTGATCGCGGCCGGCAACCGCGATCCGAATGCGTTCGCCGATCCCGACCGCTTCGATCCCGCACGCTTTCACCACACCAGTCCGGGCATGTCGACGGAGGGAAACATCATGTTGAGCTTCGGCCACGGCATCCATTTTTGCCTCGGCGCGCAACTGGCCAGGGTGCAGTTGGCGGAGGGCCTGCCGCGGGTCCATGCGCGCTTTCCCACGCTGGCGTTGGCCGAAGAGCCGACCCGGGAGCCGTCCGCTTTCCTGCGCACGTTCCGCGTGCTGCCGGTGCGGCTGCACGCGGAGGAGGCCTGA
- a CDS encoding ferredoxin — MRVLVDQHLCGTTGQCMLTLPRIFRQREPDGIAEVCVAIVPESLHAAVRLAASQCPVAAIRLIERDAVDDADRGDATASEQPTPGGRDEPV, encoded by the coding sequence ATGCGCGTCTTGGTCGACCAGCATCTGTGTGGCACCACCGGGCAGTGCATGCTGACCCTGCCGCGCATCTTCCGCCAGCGCGAGCCGGACGGAATCGCCGAAGTCTGCGTGGCGATCGTGCCGGAGTCCCTGCATGCCGCCGTGCGGCTCGCGGCCAGCCAGTGTCCTGTCGCCGCGATTCGCCTCATCGAGCGCGACGCTGTCGATGACGCCGATCGCGGCGATGCCACTGCGTCGGAGCAACCCACCCCGGGAGGACGCGATGAACCGGTTTGA
- a CDS encoding glucose 1-dehydrogenase, producing the protein MNRFEGKVAVVTGAGAGIGKACALAIAREGARVVVADIDGPAATACAAQIASAAGQALAVTTDIADAQAVAALFEAAQRYFGGVDLLVNNASAMQLTPRDRALLELDMEVWDGTMATNLRGTLLCCRQAVPRMIARGGGAIVVMSSCQGLSGDTAQTSYAASKAALNMLSTSLATQYGHAQIRCNAVAPGLIMTERLVAKLDDATQRHLRRHQLLPRVGRAEDVAALVAFLLSDDAAFITGQVVCIDGGMLAHVPTYADGGNSRAAAHVAAPDAAAAPHR; encoded by the coding sequence ATGAACCGGTTTGAAGGCAAGGTGGCGGTGGTGACCGGTGCAGGCGCCGGTATCGGCAAGGCATGCGCGCTCGCCATCGCGCGCGAAGGCGCCAGGGTGGTGGTGGCCGATATCGATGGTCCGGCGGCCACGGCGTGCGCCGCGCAGATCGCATCCGCCGCGGGCCAGGCGCTGGCCGTCACCACGGACATCGCCGATGCGCAGGCGGTGGCCGCACTGTTCGAGGCGGCACAACGGTACTTCGGCGGGGTCGATCTGCTGGTGAACAACGCGAGCGCGATGCAGCTGACGCCGCGCGACCGCGCGCTCCTGGAGCTGGACATGGAGGTCTGGGACGGGACCATGGCGACCAATCTGCGCGGCACGCTGCTGTGCTGTCGGCAGGCCGTCCCGCGCATGATCGCTCGCGGCGGCGGCGCGATCGTCGTCATGTCCTCGTGCCAGGGGCTCAGCGGCGATACCGCGCAGACTTCGTATGCGGCGTCGAAGGCGGCGCTGAACATGCTGTCGACCTCGCTCGCCACCCAGTACGGTCACGCGCAGATCCGCTGCAACGCGGTCGCGCCGGGCCTCATCATGACCGAGCGTCTTGTCGCCAAGCTGGACGATGCCACGCAACGGCACTTGCGCCGGCACCAACTGCTTCCACGCGTCGGTCGCGCGGAGGACGTGGCGGCGCTGGTGGCGTTTCTGCTGTCCGACGATGCCGCCTTCATCACCGGTCAGGTCGTCTGCATCGATGGCGGCATGCTGGCGCATGTGCCGACGTATGCGGACGGCGGCAACAGCCGCGCTGCTGCGCATGTTGCCGCCCCCGACGCGGCCGCGGCGCCGCACCGCTGA
- a CDS encoding cytochrome P450 — protein MLLNPLDRRPRLRHDIPVMRGAFPLVGHLPAIVCDLPNLLQRAEQTLGSHFWLDFGPAGQLMTCLDPEAFALLRHKDVSSALIEEIAPELLGATLVAQDGAAHRRARDAIKAAFLPKGLTQAGIGELFAPVIQTRLRAWRDRGEVAILRETGDLMLKLIFSLMGIPAQDLPGWQRKYHQLLQLIVAPPVDLPGLPLRRGRAAREWIDAQLRQFIRDARAHAARDGLLNDMVNAFDHGDDALSDDVLVANIRLLLLAGHDTTASTMAWMVIELARQPALWDALVDEARRVGAVPTQHADLAQCRVAEALFRETLRVHPATTLLPRRTLQELQLGQRRVPAGTCLCIPLLYFSTSALLHEQADRFRLERWLQRTEPIRPVDMLQFGTGPHVCIGYHLVWLELVQFCIALALTLDKAGVRPRLLGDAEKGRRYYPTAHPSMGIRIGFS, from the coding sequence ATGCTGCTCAATCCGTTGGACCGTCGTCCGCGGCTGCGCCACGACATCCCGGTCATGCGCGGCGCATTTCCTCTGGTCGGGCATCTTCCTGCCATCGTGTGTGATCTGCCGAACTTGCTGCAGCGCGCCGAACAGACGCTGGGCAGCCACTTCTGGCTCGATTTCGGCCCTGCCGGCCAGCTCATGACCTGCCTCGATCCGGAGGCGTTCGCGCTGCTCCGACACAAGGACGTGTCGTCGGCGCTGATCGAAGAAATCGCACCCGAACTGCTTGGCGCAACGCTGGTGGCACAGGACGGCGCTGCGCATCGGCGGGCGCGCGATGCGATCAAGGCGGCGTTCCTGCCCAAAGGGCTGACCCAGGCAGGAATCGGCGAACTGTTCGCGCCGGTCATCCAGACCCGCTTGCGGGCGTGGCGCGACCGGGGCGAGGTAGCCATCCTGCGCGAGACCGGCGACTTGATGCTCAAGCTCATCTTCAGCCTCATGGGCATTCCGGCGCAGGACCTTCCGGGATGGCAGCGCAAGTACCACCAGTTGCTGCAGTTGATCGTCGCTCCGCCTGTCGATCTGCCTGGCCTGCCATTGCGGCGCGGCCGTGCCGCACGCGAATGGATCGACGCGCAGCTGCGCCAATTCATCCGCGATGCGCGCGCGCACGCCGCGCGCGACGGCCTGCTCAACGACATGGTGAATGCCTTCGACCATGGCGACGACGCCCTTTCCGACGACGTTCTGGTCGCGAACATCCGATTGCTGCTGCTCGCCGGCCACGACACCACCGCCTCGACGATGGCCTGGATGGTGATCGAGTTGGCGCGGCAGCCCGCACTGTGGGACGCGCTGGTCGATGAGGCGCGGCGCGTGGGGGCGGTGCCGACCCAGCATGCGGACCTGGCGCAGTGCCGGGTTGCCGAGGCGCTGTTCCGCGAAACGCTTCGCGTGCATCCGGCGACCACGCTGCTGCCGCGCCGCACACTGCAGGAACTGCAACTGGGCCAGCGGCGGGTTCCTGCAGGCACCTGTCTGTGCATCCCGCTGCTGTACTTCTCGACATCGGCGCTGCTGCACGAGCAGGCGGATCGGTTTCGATTGGAGCGGTGGCTGCAACGCACCGAGCCGATCCGGCCGGTGGATATGTTGCAGTTCGGTACCGGCCCGCATGTGTGCATCGGCTATCACCTGGTGTGGCTTGAATTGGTGCAGTTCTGCATCGCCCTGGCACTGACCCTGGACAAGGCCGGGGTACGGCCGCGGTTGCTGGGCGATGCCGAAAAGGGCCGTCGCTATTACCCGACCGCGCATCCATCGATGGGCATCCGCATCGGATTTTCGTGA
- a CDS encoding polyprenyl synthetase family protein translates to MYGPRSGAPAAGSAGTQTRDASATPLPDVWAQAGARRVEQALARLLCVEDDAGTELMAAMRYATLQGGKRTRALLCLAAGALADAPAHVLDDVGAAIELMHACTLVHDDLPAMDDDVLRRGIPTVHVKFGEATAILVGDALQAHAFLTLAQLDAPGDTRIALVRELAQAVSAAGAAGGQALDLALVGQCVELDKIVAMHSMKSGALVRASIRMGALCAIAEDGAHAALYRALDRYSSCFGLALQVVDDILDATADTATLGKTAGKDAAAQKPTCASIMGLQAAREFALELLRDAGAAIEPLGPRAERLAQMLRRANLHLATHAPCA, encoded by the coding sequence ATGTACGGCCCACGATCGGGCGCTCCCGCTGCCGGGAGTGCGGGTACGCAGACCCGCGACGCCTCGGCCACGCCGCTCCCGGACGTGTGGGCACAGGCTGGTGCAAGGCGGGTCGAGCAGGCGTTGGCGCGTTTGCTCTGTGTCGAAGACGATGCAGGGACCGAACTGATGGCGGCGATGCGTTACGCCACCTTGCAGGGCGGAAAGCGTACCCGTGCCTTGCTTTGTCTGGCTGCCGGCGCACTGGCGGACGCGCCGGCGCACGTACTCGACGATGTCGGCGCCGCCATCGAATTGATGCACGCCTGCACCCTGGTCCACGACGACCTGCCGGCGATGGACGACGACGTGCTCCGCCGTGGTATTCCGACCGTGCACGTCAAGTTCGGTGAAGCTACCGCGATCCTGGTCGGCGATGCATTGCAGGCACACGCGTTTCTTACCCTCGCGCAACTGGATGCGCCCGGCGACACCCGCATCGCGCTCGTGCGTGAGCTGGCGCAGGCGGTGTCCGCCGCCGGCGCCGCAGGCGGGCAGGCACTGGATCTGGCGTTGGTGGGGCAGTGCGTCGAGCTGGACAAGATCGTCGCGATGCACAGCATGAAGAGCGGCGCGCTGGTGCGCGCTTCAATCCGCATGGGCGCCTTGTGCGCGATCGCGGAAGACGGCGCGCACGCCGCGCTGTACCGCGCGCTCGATCGCTACAGCTCCTGCTTCGGCTTGGCATTGCAGGTGGTCGACGACATCCTCGACGCGACCGCCGATACCGCGACGCTGGGCAAGACCGCGGGCAAGGATGCGGCGGCGCAGAAGCCGACCTGCGCGTCGATCATGGGGCTGCAGGCCGCGCGCGAGTTCGCACTGGAGCTGTTGCGCGATGCCGGAGCGGCGATCGAGCCGCTCGGGCCGCGCGCGGAACGGCTGGCGCAGATGCTGCGGCGAGCCAACCTGCATCTGGCCACGCACGCGCCATGCGCATGA